In one window of Rhodopseudomonas palustris HaA2 DNA:
- the addB gene encoding double-strand break repair protein AddB, with protein sequence MRVFSVPPSAPFLRTTIEALVDGRLIEGFDARAKPERLAEATLYLPTRRAGRLARDIFLDVLGTDAVLLPRIVPLGDVDEDELAFAQAATGAADLDIPPALDGLPRRLLLAQLIAAWAKGLRPGDPQQSPLVVGGPASTLALADDLARLIDDMATRGVDWAALDMLVPDAFDRYWRLTLDFLKIAGQWWPLHLRETDRIEPAARRDLLIEAEAARLAAHRGGPVIAAGSTGSMPATARLLHAIAQLPHGAVVLPGLDTELDEAAWQMIGAVHDKQGKLISPPSPNHPQFAMHGLLARMGLERRDVLRLGEGERHGREVLASEMMRPSSATAAWHDRLADPAIDQLIGDGTHGLTLIEAPNSEIEALTIAVVLREARERGQSAALVTPDRALARRVVAALGRWKLPVDDSGGDSLMDTQAGIFARLAAETALHGCEPATLLALLKHPLLRLGRAAYGWRSAIETLELALLRGTRPAAGTEGLAKEFARYRAELTKLNSGELSALHRAEPRARLGDEALDEAHALIVALRAALAPLESVGVEPIDLCAFGQRHRAVLIALSIDHDDNAVAFEGPQGSALLKAFDDLAEVEPLSGVMVPPHDYPELFETAFSDRIVRRPELAGAALRIYGPLEARLTQHDRVVLGGLVEGVWPPAPRIDPWLSRPMRHELGLDLPERRIGLSAHDFAQLLGANEVILSHAAKVGGAPAVASRFLHRLEAVAGKARWSDIKARGATYLDYALALDRPDQVTPIAQPAPKPPREARPLKLSVTAIEDWLRDPYTIYAKFILGLSALDPVDMPLSAANRGSAIHEALGDFTERFPDALPDDPAGLLREIGEKHFAPLMDHPEARALWWPRFARIAAWFGNWEQGRRADGRRVFAERDGSLSIPLDGGRNFVLTARADRIEHRPDGSYAILDYKTGNPPSSKQVRLGLSPQLTLEAAILRDGGFQDIDAGASVSELMYVKLSGNSPPGRELPVKLAVGNETPQSPDDAAIEARAKLAALVRQFDDEAQPYHALVLSMWTQRYGRYDDLARIKEWSAAGGAGEERR encoded by the coding sequence ATGCGCGTTTTCAGTGTCCCGCCCTCCGCGCCGTTTCTGCGCACGACGATCGAAGCGCTGGTCGATGGTCGACTGATCGAGGGCTTCGACGCGCGGGCCAAGCCCGAGCGCCTCGCCGAGGCGACGCTGTATCTGCCCACGCGTCGCGCCGGCCGCCTCGCGCGCGACATCTTTCTCGACGTGCTCGGCACCGACGCGGTGCTGCTGCCGCGAATCGTTCCGCTCGGCGATGTCGACGAAGACGAACTGGCGTTCGCGCAGGCCGCGACCGGCGCGGCCGATCTCGACATTCCGCCGGCGCTCGACGGACTGCCGCGGCGCCTGCTGCTGGCGCAACTGATCGCCGCCTGGGCCAAGGGCCTGCGGCCCGGCGATCCGCAGCAATCGCCGCTGGTGGTCGGCGGCCCGGCCTCGACATTGGCGCTGGCGGACGACCTGGCGCGGCTGATCGACGACATGGCGACGCGCGGCGTCGACTGGGCCGCGCTCGACATGCTGGTGCCGGATGCGTTCGACCGTTACTGGCGGCTGACGCTGGATTTTCTCAAGATCGCCGGGCAGTGGTGGCCGCTGCATCTGCGCGAGACCGACCGCATCGAACCGGCGGCGCGGCGCGATCTGTTGATCGAGGCCGAAGCGGCGCGGCTCGCGGCGCATCGCGGCGGCCCGGTGATCGCGGCGGGCTCGACCGGCTCGATGCCGGCGACCGCGCGCCTCCTGCACGCCATCGCCCAATTGCCGCACGGCGCCGTGGTGCTGCCCGGCCTCGACACCGAACTCGACGAAGCCGCGTGGCAGATGATCGGCGCCGTGCACGACAAGCAGGGCAAGCTGATTTCGCCGCCGTCGCCGAACCATCCGCAATTCGCGATGCACGGCCTGCTGGCGCGGATGGGGTTGGAACGACGCGACGTCCTTCGCCTTGGCGAAGGCGAGCGTCACGGCCGCGAGGTGCTGGCCTCCGAGATGATGCGGCCGTCATCGGCGACGGCCGCGTGGCACGACCGGCTCGCCGATCCTGCTATCGACCAACTGATTGGCGACGGCACCCATGGCCTGACGCTGATCGAGGCGCCGAACTCCGAGATCGAGGCGCTGACGATTGCGGTCGTGTTGCGCGAGGCACGCGAGCGTGGCCAATCCGCCGCGCTGGTGACGCCGGACCGCGCGCTGGCGCGCCGCGTCGTCGCCGCGCTCGGCCGCTGGAAGCTGCCGGTCGACGATTCCGGCGGCGATTCGCTGATGGATACCCAGGCCGGCATCTTCGCCCGGCTCGCCGCCGAGACGGCGTTGCACGGCTGCGAGCCGGCGACATTGCTCGCTTTGTTGAAACATCCGCTGCTGCGGCTCGGCCGCGCCGCTTATGGCTGGCGGTCTGCGATCGAAACGCTCGAGCTGGCGCTGCTGCGCGGCACGCGGCCGGCGGCGGGTACCGAGGGACTGGCGAAGGAGTTCGCGCGCTATCGCGCCGAGCTGACCAAGTTGAATAGTGGCGAACTCAGTGCGCTGCATCGCGCCGAGCCGCGCGCCCGGCTCGGCGACGAGGCGCTCGACGAAGCTCACGCGCTGATCGTGGCGTTGCGTGCCGCGCTGGCGCCGCTGGAGAGCGTCGGCGTCGAGCCGATCGATCTGTGTGCCTTCGGGCAGCGTCATCGCGCCGTGTTGATCGCGCTATCGATAGATCACGACGACAATGCCGTCGCGTTTGAAGGGCCGCAAGGATCGGCGCTGCTGAAGGCGTTCGACGATCTGGCGGAAGTCGAGCCGCTCAGCGGCGTAATGGTGCCGCCGCATGACTATCCCGAATTGTTCGAGACCGCCTTCAGCGACCGGATCGTGCGCCGGCCCGAACTCGCCGGCGCGGCGCTGCGGATCTACGGCCCGCTCGAAGCGCGGCTGACGCAGCACGATCGCGTCGTCCTCGGCGGCCTCGTCGAAGGCGTCTGGCCGCCGGCGCCGCGGATCGATCCGTGGCTGTCGCGGCCGATGCGCCACGAGCTCGGGCTCGATCTGCCCGAGCGCCGGATCGGCCTGTCGGCGCACGACTTCGCGCAACTACTCGGCGCGAATGAAGTGATCCTCAGCCACGCCGCCAAGGTCGGCGGCGCGCCGGCGGTGGCGTCGCGGTTTCTGCACCGGCTCGAAGCGGTCGCCGGCAAGGCGCGCTGGAGCGACATCAAGGCGCGCGGAGCGACTTATCTGGACTACGCGCTGGCGCTGGATCGGCCCGACCAGGTGACGCCGATCGCCCAGCCGGCGCCGAAGCCGCCGCGCGAGGCCCGGCCGCTGAAGCTGTCGGTCACCGCGATCGAGGACTGGCTGCGCGATCCCTACACGATCTACGCCAAGTTCATTCTCGGCCTGTCGGCGCTCGACCCGGTCGACATGCCGTTGTCGGCGGCGAATCGCGGCTCGGCGATCCACGAGGCGCTCGGCGACTTCACCGAGCGTTTCCCCGATGCGCTGCCCGACGATCCGGCGGGCCTCCTTCGCGAGATCGGCGAAAAGCACTTTGCACCGCTGATGGATCATCCCGAGGCGCGCGCGCTGTGGTGGCCGCGCTTCGCCCGCATCGCCGCGTGGTTCGGCAATTGGGAGCAGGGGCGGCGCGCCGACGGACGCCGCGTGTTCGCCGAGCGCGACGGCAGCCTGTCCATCCCGCTCGACGGCGGCCGCAATTTCGTCCTGACCGCGCGTGCCGACCGGATCGAGCATCGGCCCGACGGCAGCTACGCGATCCTCGACTACAAGACCGGCAATCCGCCCAGCAGCAAGCAGGTGCGGCTGGGGCTGTCGCCGCAATTGACGCTGGAAGCCGCGATCCTGCGTGACGGCGGTTTCCAGGACATCGACGCCGGCGCGTCGGTCAGCGAGCTGATGTACGTCAAGCTCAGCGGCAACTCGCCGCCGGGTCGCGAACTACCCGTGAAGCTCGCGGTGGGCAACGAAACCCCGCAATCTCCCGACGACGCCGCGATCGAAGCCCGCGCCAAGCTCGCGGCGCTGGTCCGGCAATTCGACGACGAGGCCCAGCCCTATCACGCACTGGTGCTGTCGATGTGGACGCAGCGCTACGGCCGCTACGACGATCTGGCGCGGATCAAGGAATGGTCGGCCGCCGGCGGCGCCGGGGAGGAGCGGCGATGA
- the addA gene encoding double-strand break repair helicase AddA — MSGPRSIPDQARERQILASDPSASVFVSANAGSGKTHVLVQRVIRLLLDGVPPERILCITFTKAAAANMAERVFTTLGRWVTLDDAALTAAIKATGIKSVGPSLLAQARKLFACALETPGGLKVQTIHALCTRLLQQFPFEANVPARFSVLDDRDQAELMQRASLAVLLQAAAAPDSAAGRALALAMTSAADITFREVVQEACMSRDRFLGWIAQAGGVDGAMAQLSVTLGVAAEDDCDAVERDIVDGPHLPRARWTDGATIFDGGSKTDHDQAQRLRDALAASDTAQLEKYLELFFTKEAKLRKSFATKKIADPMPGFAEDLKREGARLEGLLERRRALLMRERTRALLVIAFDVAERIRREKQERGLLDYDDLIDRTLQMLDSGASSWVHFKLDRGVDHVLIDEAQDTSPKQWDIVAHLIAEFTAGEGAREGIKRTVFAVGDEKQSIFSFQGAVPKEFAERRDLLQRRFHGAGLAFEKVSFNYSFRSGATILQSVDHVFRDPDIYRSIHADTSYPLHEALTDAGPSLIDLWPLEVPDDKQEIEGWRAPFDAVSETSPEVRLADKVRAEIASLIASGTMTGPRDDRRRLRYGDVLVLVRRRGSAFDAVIQALKRGGIPVAGADRLKLTEHIAIIDLMNLADALLLPQDDLALAVALKSPLFGFDDDDLFRLAWRRKGSLRAALRDKAAGDAKLTAVLHRLDTCAEQSQAETPFGFYAWLLGGDGGRARILRRLGPEANDALDEFLELALSFERKQPPSLQGFVAWLRAADTEIKRDMEISRDEVRVMTVHGAKGLEALVVFLVDTTSSPADSQRLNLIRLPGGNAQPGAPSAMVWAGRKADDPRAVEQARAAMISDTEDEYRRLLYVAMTRAADRLIVGGCMPGNRNDVRALSWYDLISKGLENSGLAMRAVPPPDGAVKRYCRPEDEVVETAAPDETPAAAPLILPNWLHRSAPALRAPDNLLRPSDAHDADHRRLRRGESEAQRQRALQRGTLVHRLLQSLPDLPADARASAAARYLARNAKDWNDEDRDALAARVLQVITATRFAVVFAPGSRAEVPIAGRLQRHGEPVLVSGQIDRLVVTDAEVLIVDYKTNQVPPRSLAETPPAYLRQLALYRAVLARLYPQRPVRAALLWTEAPEIMEISASALDAEQAALTVA; from the coding sequence ATGAGCGGCCCGCGCAGCATTCCCGATCAGGCGCGCGAGCGGCAGATCCTCGCCTCCGATCCGTCCGCCTCGGTGTTCGTCTCGGCCAATGCCGGCTCCGGCAAGACCCACGTCCTTGTCCAACGGGTGATCCGGCTGCTGCTCGACGGCGTGCCGCCGGAGCGCATCCTGTGTATCACCTTCACCAAGGCCGCCGCCGCCAACATGGCGGAGCGCGTCTTCACCACGCTCGGCCGCTGGGTGACGCTCGACGACGCCGCGCTGACGGCCGCGATCAAGGCGACTGGTATCAAGTCGGTCGGGCCGTCTCTTTTGGCGCAGGCGCGAAAACTGTTCGCCTGCGCGCTGGAGACGCCGGGCGGGCTCAAGGTGCAGACCATCCACGCGCTGTGCACCCGGCTGCTGCAGCAGTTTCCGTTCGAGGCCAATGTGCCGGCGCGGTTCAGCGTCCTGGACGATCGCGACCAGGCCGAATTGATGCAGCGCGCCAGCCTGGCGGTGTTGCTGCAGGCCGCCGCCGCGCCGGACAGCGCGGCGGGACGCGCGCTGGCGTTGGCGATGACCAGCGCGGCGGATATCACCTTCCGCGAGGTGGTGCAGGAAGCCTGCATGAGCCGCGATCGGTTTCTCGGCTGGATCGCCCAGGCCGGCGGCGTCGACGGCGCGATGGCGCAGCTCTCGGTCACCCTCGGCGTCGCGGCGGAGGATGATTGCGACGCCGTCGAGCGCGACATCGTCGACGGCCCGCATCTGCCGCGCGCGCGATGGACGGACGGCGCCACCATATTCGACGGCGGAAGTAAGACGGATCACGATCAGGCGCAGCGGCTGCGCGATGCGCTGGCGGCAAGCGACACCGCGCAGCTCGAGAAGTATCTCGAACTGTTCTTCACCAAGGAAGCCAAGCTGCGCAAAAGCTTCGCGACTAAGAAGATCGCCGACCCCATGCCCGGGTTCGCTGAGGATCTCAAGCGCGAGGGCGCGCGGCTCGAAGGCCTGCTGGAGCGTCGCCGCGCGCTGCTGATGCGCGAGCGGACGCGGGCGCTGCTGGTGATCGCCTTCGACGTCGCCGAGCGCATCCGCCGCGAAAAGCAGGAACGCGGGCTGCTCGATTACGACGATCTGATCGACAGGACGCTGCAGATGCTCGACAGCGGCGCGTCGAGCTGGGTGCATTTCAAGCTCGACCGCGGCGTCGATCACGTGCTGATCGACGAGGCGCAGGACACCAGCCCTAAGCAATGGGACATCGTCGCGCATCTGATCGCCGAATTCACCGCGGGGGAGGGCGCGCGCGAAGGAATCAAGCGCACGGTGTTCGCGGTCGGCGACGAGAAGCAGTCGATCTTCTCGTTTCAGGGCGCGGTGCCGAAGGAATTCGCCGAGCGCCGCGATCTGTTGCAGCGCCGTTTCCACGGCGCCGGGCTCGCCTTCGAGAAGGTCAGTTTCAACTACTCGTTCCGCTCCGGCGCCACCATCCTGCAATCGGTCGATCACGTGTTCCGCGATCCCGACATCTATCGCAGCATCCACGCCGATACGAGCTATCCGCTGCACGAGGCGCTGACCGACGCCGGCCCCAGCCTGATCGATCTGTGGCCGCTGGAAGTGCCGGACGACAAACAGGAGATCGAAGGCTGGCGCGCGCCGTTCGATGCGGTGTCGGAGACCAGCCCCGAGGTGCGGCTGGCCGACAAGGTGCGGGCCGAGATCGCGTCGCTGATCGCAAGCGGCACGATGACGGGGCCGCGCGACGACCGTCGCCGGCTGCGCTATGGCGACGTGCTGGTGCTGGTGCGCCGGCGCGGTTCGGCGTTCGATGCGGTGATCCAGGCCTTGAAGCGCGGCGGGATTCCGGTCGCCGGCGCCGACCGGCTGAAGCTGACCGAGCACATCGCCATCATCGACCTGATGAATCTCGCCGATGCACTGCTGCTGCCGCAGGACGATCTGGCGCTGGCGGTGGCGCTGAAGAGCCCGCTGTTCGGGTTCGACGACGACGATCTGTTCCGGCTGGCGTGGCGGCGCAAGGGCTCGCTGCGCGCCGCGCTGCGCGACAAGGCGGCCGGCGACGCGAAACTAACAGCCGTGTTGCATCGTCTCGATACCTGCGCGGAGCAGTCGCAGGCCGAGACGCCGTTCGGCTTCTACGCCTGGCTGCTCGGCGGCGACGGCGGCCGCGCCCGCATCCTGCGCCGGCTCGGGCCGGAGGCCAATGACGCGCTCGACGAGTTTCTCGAACTGGCGCTGAGTTTCGAGCGCAAGCAGCCGCCGTCGCTGCAGGGCTTCGTCGCCTGGCTGCGCGCCGCTGACACCGAGATCAAGCGCGACATGGAAATCTCGCGCGACGAAGTCCGCGTCATGACCGTGCACGGCGCCAAGGGGCTGGAAGCGCTGGTGGTGTTCCTGGTCGATACCACCTCGTCGCCGGCCGATAGCCAGCGGCTCAATCTGATCCGATTGCCTGGCGGCAATGCGCAGCCGGGCGCGCCGTCTGCGATGGTGTGGGCCGGCCGCAAGGCCGATGATCCGCGCGCGGTCGAGCAGGCCCGCGCCGCGATGATCAGCGACACCGAGGACGAGTATCGCCGGCTGCTCTATGTGGCGATGACGCGCGCGGCGGACCGGCTGATCGTCGGCGGCTGCATGCCCGGCAATCGCAACGATGTCCGCGCGCTGTCCTGGTACGATCTGATCAGCAAGGGGCTGGAGAATTCAGGTCTGGCGATGCGCGCGGTGCCGCCGCCGGACGGCGCGGTAAAGCGCTATTGCCGTCCCGAGGACGAGGTCGTCGAAACCGCCGCGCCGGACGAAACGCCGGCCGCCGCGCCGCTGATCCTGCCGAACTGGCTGCACCGATCGGCGCCGGCGCTGCGCGCGCCCGACAACCTGCTGCGCCCGTCCGATGCCCACGACGCCGATCACCGTCGGCTGCGCCGCGGCGAATCCGAGGCGCAGCGCCAGCGCGCGCTGCAGCGCGGCACGCTGGTGCACCGTCTGCTGCAGTCGCTGCCCGATCTGCCGGCGGATGCGCGCGCCTCCGCCGCGGCGCGTTATCTCGCCCGCAATGCGAAGGATTGGAACGACGAGGACCGCGACGCGCTCGCCGCGCGGGTGCTGCAAGTGATCACCGCGACGCGCTTTGCGGTGGTGTTTGCCCCGGGTAGCCGCGCCGAGGTGCCGATCGCCGGCCGGCTGCAGCGCCATGGCGAGCCGGTGCTGGTCTCGGGCCAGATCGACCGGCTGGTGGTGACCGACGCCGAGGTCCTGATCGTCGACTACAAGACCAACCAGGTGCCGCCGCGCAGCCTCGCCGAAACGCCGCCAGCCTATCTGCGCCAGCTCGCGCTGTATCGGGCGGTGCTCGCCAGGCTTTATCCCCAGCGTCCCGTCAGGGCCGCGCTGCTGTGGACAGAAGCGCCTGAAATCATGGAGATTTCAGCCTCTGCGCTGGACGCGGAGCAGGCCGCGTTGACGGTGGCGTGA
- the trxA gene encoding thioredoxin — MAVGKVSDADFEAEVLKAQGPVVVDFWAEWCGPCRMIAPALDEISGAMGDTVKIVKLNVDESPVTASKYGVMSIPTLMIFKGGEMASRQVGAAPKAKLQQWISSAV; from the coding sequence ATGGCCGTAGGCAAGGTGTCAGACGCCGATTTCGAAGCTGAAGTTCTCAAGGCGCAGGGCCCTGTGGTGGTGGATTTCTGGGCCGAGTGGTGCGGCCCCTGCCGCATGATCGCTCCGGCGCTGGACGAAATCTCCGGCGCGATGGGCGACACCGTCAAGATCGTGAAGCTCAATGTCGACGAGAGCCCGGTCACGGCGTCGAAATACGGCGTGATGTCGATTCCGACGCTGATGATCTTCAAGGGCGGCGAGATGGCCTCGCGCCAGGTCGGCGCCGCGCCGAAGGCCAAGCTGCAGCAGTGGATCAGCTCGGCGGTCTGA
- a CDS encoding metallophosphoesterase family protein has product MRIAAIADMHSNYAALEAVLADIGRQGVDHLVCLGDMASGPLDARRTLDMLMALDMTVVLGNHDRYLLDRPRDEMGAWDKIALDQLDAQHLDWLRAIPATRVLDGEVFLCHATPSNDETYWLETVNPDGAIRMSDLAAIEAGAEGIAQSLILCAHTHIPRAVRLRDGRLIVNPGSAGCPGYRDKLPYPHLMQTGTPDASYAILDRRDGEWQVSLRLIPYDHAAMAALARQNGMAAYADTLASGWVKPAA; this is encoded by the coding sequence ATGCGGATCGCCGCCATCGCCGACATGCACAGCAACTACGCGGCGCTGGAGGCGGTGCTGGCCGACATCGGCCGGCAAGGCGTCGACCACCTCGTCTGCCTCGGCGACATGGCGAGCGGCCCGCTCGACGCGCGGCGGACGCTGGACATGCTGATGGCGCTCGACATGACGGTGGTGCTCGGTAATCACGATCGCTATCTGCTCGATCGCCCGCGCGACGAGATGGGAGCGTGGGACAAGATCGCGCTCGATCAGCTCGACGCGCAGCATCTCGACTGGCTCCGCGCCATCCCGGCAACGCGGGTGCTCGACGGCGAGGTGTTTCTCTGCCACGCGACGCCGAGCAACGACGAGACCTACTGGCTCGAGACCGTGAACCCGGACGGCGCCATCCGGATGTCGGACCTTGCCGCGATCGAGGCTGGCGCAGAAGGCATCGCGCAGTCGCTGATCCTGTGCGCCCACACCCATATCCCGCGCGCGGTGCGGCTGCGCGACGGCCGCCTGATCGTCAATCCCGGCAGCGCCGGCTGCCCCGGCTATCGCGACAAGCTGCCTTATCCGCATCTGATGCAGACCGGCACGCCCGACGCGAGCTACGCGATCCTCGATCGCCGCGACGGCGAATGGCAGGTCTCGCTTCGCCTGATCCCCTATGACCACGCCGCGATGGCCGCACTCGCACGACAGAACGGCATGGCGGCCTATGCCGACACGCTGGCGAGCGGATGGGTCAAGCCGGCCGCCTGA
- a CDS encoding bifunctional folylpolyglutamate synthase/dihydrofolate synthase translates to MSAATTPKPSASVGDLRARLARLHPAQIDLTLGRIERLLAALDYPERRLPPVIHIAGTNGKGSTLAFLRAILEAAGLCVHAYTSPHLVRVNETIRLGRPGGGVLVSDEELADALSHCERVNDGAPITLFEIETAAALYLFAQHPADVVLLEVGLGGRLDATNVIAHPLACVLTPIGIDHTEFLGPTLAEIAAQKAGIIRRDAPVIVAEQPDDAMVVIEREAKRLRAPLHARGQHWHVELEHGRLAYQDERGLMDLTAPKLFGRHQIDNAGLAIAALRAQQRFAIDQAAYQAGLLAAEWPARMQRLTSGTLLDDAPQGCELWLDGGHNADGGRVAAAALGDLEERVSRPLVIIAGMMANKDAGAFLANFTGLTRHLIAVPIPDRDGAMLPDRLAEAGRALGLRVELADDVAAALRRIAGLAYELPPRILITGSLYLAGHVLSLNGTPPN, encoded by the coding sequence GTGAGCGCAGCGACAACGCCAAAGCCGTCAGCCTCGGTCGGCGACCTCCGCGCGCGCCTGGCGCGACTGCATCCCGCGCAGATCGATCTGACGCTCGGCCGAATCGAACGGCTGCTGGCGGCGCTGGATTACCCTGAACGCCGATTGCCGCCGGTGATCCATATCGCCGGCACCAACGGCAAGGGCTCCACCCTCGCCTTTCTCCGCGCCATTCTCGAAGCCGCGGGCCTCTGCGTCCACGCCTACACTTCGCCGCATCTGGTGCGCGTCAACGAGACCATCCGGCTGGGGCGGCCGGGCGGTGGCGTGCTGGTGAGCGACGAAGAGCTGGCCGACGCGCTTTCGCATTGCGAGCGGGTCAATGACGGCGCGCCGATCACGCTGTTCGAGATCGAGACTGCCGCGGCGTTGTATCTGTTCGCGCAGCATCCCGCCGACGTGGTCCTGCTCGAAGTCGGCCTCGGCGGCCGGCTCGACGCCACCAATGTGATCGCGCATCCGCTCGCCTGCGTGCTGACGCCGATCGGGATCGATCACACCGAATTTCTCGGGCCGACGCTCGCCGAGATCGCCGCCCAAAAGGCCGGCATCATCCGCCGCGACGCGCCGGTGATCGTTGCCGAGCAACCCGACGACGCGATGGTGGTGATCGAGCGCGAGGCCAAGCGGCTGCGCGCGCCGCTGCACGCGCGCGGCCAGCACTGGCATGTCGAACTCGAACACGGCCGCCTCGCCTATCAGGACGAGCGCGGCCTGATGGACCTCACCGCGCCAAAGCTGTTCGGACGGCATCAGATCGACAATGCCGGGCTGGCGATCGCGGCGCTGCGCGCGCAGCAGCGCTTCGCCATCGATCAGGCCGCCTATCAGGCCGGGCTGCTCGCCGCGGAATGGCCGGCGCGGATGCAGCGGCTGACGTCGGGCACACTGCTCGATGACGCGCCGCAAGGCTGCGAGCTGTGGCTCGACGGCGGCCATAATGCCGATGGTGGCCGCGTCGCCGCCGCCGCGCTGGGCGATCTCGAAGAGCGGGTATCGCGGCCGCTGGTGATCATCGCCGGCATGATGGCCAACAAGGACGCCGGCGCGTTCCTCGCCAATTTCACCGGGCTGACGCGCCATCTCATCGCCGTGCCGATCCCCGATCGCGACGGCGCGATGCTCCCCGACCGACTCGCGGAGGCAGGGCGTGCGCTCGGCCTGCGGGTCGAGCTCGCCGACGATGTCGCGGCGGCTCTGCGCCGAATCGCAGGCCTTGCCTACGAACTGCCGCCGCGTATCCTGATCACCGGCTCGCTGTATCTCGCCGGCCATGTGCTCAGCCTCAACGGCACGCCGCCGAACTAA
- the accD gene encoding acetyl-CoA carboxylase, carboxyltransferase subunit beta produces the protein MNWLTNVVRPKIRNILRRETPENLWIKCPDTGQLVFYKDVEQNQFVIPGSNYHMRMGATARLRSVFDNETWYDVALPEVTADPLKFRDERKYVDRIKDARAKTGAHDAVKVGYGKLEGLGVVAAVQDFDFMGGSLGMAAGEAIIRGLELAVEKHAPFIMFAASGGARMQEGILSLMQMPRTTVAVQLLREAGLPYIVVLTNPTTGGVTASYAMLGDIQLAEPGALIGFAGARVIEQTIREKLPDGFQRAEYLRDHGMVDMVVHRHELRPTLARLCRILTKTPLPAVEEPAVVDDDAQDIEAVATEIVATPPEPAPPPAAPQA, from the coding sequence ATGAACTGGCTGACCAACGTCGTCCGTCCCAAGATCCGCAACATCCTGCGGCGCGAAACGCCGGAGAATCTCTGGATCAAATGTCCGGATACCGGACAATTGGTGTTCTACAAGGACGTCGAGCAGAACCAGTTCGTCATTCCCGGCTCGAACTATCACATGCGCATGGGCGCGACGGCGCGGCTGCGGTCGGTGTTCGACAACGAGACCTGGTACGATGTAGCGCTGCCGGAAGTGACCGCCGACCCGCTGAAATTCCGCGACGAGCGCAAATATGTCGACCGCATCAAGGATGCCCGCGCCAAGACCGGCGCCCATGACGCGGTGAAGGTCGGCTACGGCAAGCTCGAAGGCCTCGGCGTCGTCGCCGCCGTGCAGGATTTCGACTTCATGGGCGGCTCGCTCGGCATGGCGGCCGGCGAAGCGATCATCCGCGGCCTCGAGCTCGCGGTCGAGAAGCACGCGCCCTTCATCATGTTCGCGGCCTCCGGCGGCGCGCGGATGCAGGAAGGCATCCTGTCGCTGATGCAGATGCCGCGCACCACCGTCGCGGTGCAGCTGCTGCGCGAGGCGGGGCTGCCCTACATCGTGGTGCTGACCAACCCGACCACCGGCGGCGTCACCGCCTCCTACGCGATGCTGGGCGACATCCAGCTGGCCGAGCCCGGGGCGCTGATCGGCTTCGCCGGCGCCCGGGTGATCGAGCAGACCATCCGCGAGAAGCTGCCGGACGGCTTCCAGCGCGCCGAATATCTGCGCGACCACGGCATGGTCGACATGGTGGTGCACCGCCACGAGCTGCGCCCGACGCTGGCGCGGCTGTGCCGGATCCTGACCAAGACGCCGCTGCCCGCCGTCGAAGAGCCGGCCGTCGTCGACGACGATGCCCAGGATATCGAGGCCGTCGCGACCGAGATCGTGGCGACGCCGCCCGAGCCGGCGCCGCCGCCGGCCGCGCCGCAGGCGTGA
- the trpA gene encoding tryptophan synthase subunit alpha, whose translation MTTRIDIRFAQLKREGRPAFVTFVMAGDPDLATSLQLLKALPTAGADIIEIGMPFTDPMADGPAIQAAGLRALHGGTTLHKTLELVGDFRKDDATTPVVLMGYYNPIYIYGVDAFLADAKAAGVDGLIIVDLPPEEDAELCLPAMKAGLNFIRLATPTTDEKRLPAVLANTSGFVYYVSITGITGSASADSVAVGDAVARIKRHTDLPVCVGFGIRTPEGARAIAAQADGAVVGSALIDALQKTLDTDNRATQATVGAVADLVASLAAGVRGAQQAAE comes from the coding sequence ATGACTACGCGTATCGACATCCGCTTCGCCCAGCTCAAGCGCGAAGGCCGCCCGGCCTTCGTCACCTTCGTGATGGCGGGCGATCCCGACCTCGCCACCTCGCTGCAGCTGCTCAAGGCGCTACCCACGGCCGGCGCGGACATCATCGAGATCGGCATGCCGTTCACCGACCCGATGGCCGACGGACCGGCGATCCAGGCCGCCGGCTTGCGCGCGCTGCACGGCGGCACCACGCTGCACAAGACGCTCGAGCTGGTGGGCGACTTCCGCAAGGACGACGCCACTACGCCAGTGGTGCTGATGGGCTACTACAATCCGATCTACATCTACGGCGTCGACGCGTTTCTCGCCGACGCCAAGGCGGCCGGGGTCGACGGGCTGATCATCGTCGATCTGCCGCCCGAGGAAGACGCCGAGCTGTGCCTGCCGGCGATGAAGGCCGGGCTGAATTTCATCCGGCTGGCGACGCCCACCACCGACGAAAAGCGGTTGCCGGCGGTGCTCGCCAACACCTCGGGCTTCGTCTATTACGTGTCGATCACCGGCATCACCGGCTCGGCTTCGGCGGATTCGGTCGCGGTCGGCGACGCGGTGGCGCGGATCAAGCGCCACACCGACCTGCCGGTCTGCGTCGGCTTCGGCATCCGCACCCCCGAGGGGGCGCGCGCGATCGCCGCACAGGCCGACGGCGCGGTGGTCGGATCGGCCCTGATCGACGCGCTGCAGAAGACGCTCGACACCGACAATCGCGCCACTCAGGCGACCGTCGGGGCCGTCGCGGATCTGGTCGCCTCGCTTGCGGCCGGGGTGCGCGGCGCCCAACAGGCTGCCGAATAG